From one Catellatospora sp. IY07-71 genomic stretch:
- a CDS encoding DapH/DapD/GlmU-related protein, with amino-acid sequence MSSERLDQPAWGFGLATVTGEQTLEVWYPTGQLGIGLCGQDAPDLKVAEPCLPGLRVVPVHTVIPTLAGAPRDTADAYLRLHLLSHRIIKPHQANLDGIFGLLPNNAWTSAGVCPPDRVDELRLFERAAGRHLAVYGVDKFPRMTDYVVPSGVRIADADRVRLGAHLSSGTTVMQKGFVNFNAGTLGTSMVEGSISAGVLVGEGSDIGAGASIMGTLSGGGKEIISVGERSLVGANAGIGISLGDDCVVEAGCYVTAGTKVTLTATGEVVKAATLSGASNVLFLRNSVTGAVEARPRTGTGIVLNAALHAND; translated from the coding sequence GTGAGCAGCGAACGTCTCGACCAGCCCGCCTGGGGCTTCGGTCTCGCCACCGTCACCGGCGAGCAGACCCTTGAGGTGTGGTATCCGACCGGCCAGCTCGGCATCGGCCTCTGCGGCCAGGACGCGCCCGACCTCAAGGTCGCCGAGCCCTGCCTGCCCGGCCTGCGGGTCGTGCCGGTGCACACAGTCATCCCGACCCTGGCCGGCGCACCGCGCGACACCGCCGACGCGTACCTGCGCCTGCACCTGCTGTCGCACCGGATCATCAAGCCGCACCAGGCGAACCTGGACGGCATCTTCGGCCTGCTGCCGAACAACGCGTGGACGTCGGCCGGGGTGTGCCCGCCCGACCGGGTCGACGAGCTGCGCCTGTTCGAGCGCGCCGCCGGCCGCCACCTGGCCGTCTACGGCGTGGACAAGTTCCCGCGGATGACCGACTACGTGGTCCCGTCCGGCGTGCGCATCGCCGACGCCGACCGGGTCCGGCTGGGCGCGCACCTGTCGTCGGGCACCACGGTCATGCAGAAGGGCTTCGTCAACTTCAACGCGGGCACCCTGGGCACCTCGATGGTCGAGGGCAGCATCTCGGCCGGCGTCCTCGTGGGCGAGGGCTCCGACATCGGCGCGGGCGCGTCCATCATGGGCACCCTGTCCGGCGGCGGCAAGGAGATCATCAGCGTCGGCGAGCGCAGCCTGGTCGGCGCCAACGCCGGCATCGGCATCTCGCTCGGCGACGACTGCGTGGTCGAGGCCGGCTGCTACGTCACCGCGGGCACCAAGGTCACGCTGACCGCCACCGGCGAGGTGGTCAAGGCGGCGACCCTGTCCGGCGCGTCCAACGTGCTGTTCCTGCGCAACTCGGTGACCGGCGCCGTCGAGGCCCGCCCGCGTACCGGGACCGGCATCGTGCTCAACGCGGCGCTGCACGCCAACGACTGA
- the dapE gene encoding succinyl-diaminopimelate desuccinylase, with translation MPNPLTPQVLADPVMLTRALVDIESVSGNEKEIADAVQEALEACAHLRVERIGHNVIARTELGRAQRVVLAGHLDTVPIADNFPSTMDEKIMWGCGTSDMKSGTALALHMAATVPAPRYDVTYFFYECEEVEAARNGLKIIGDLRPELLEADFAVLLEPTYGAVEAGCQGTMRAVVRTSGTRAHAARSWLGSNAIHKAGEVLRRLDAYQARSVEIDGCAYREGLNAVRVTGGVAGNVIPDACEVEVNFRFAPDRTPEQAEVHLREVFGGYDVEITDSAPGALPGLGAPPAAEFLALTGAPPTGKLGWTDVARFAALGVPALNFGPGDPNLAHKRDEHVELDKIVAGAELLRRWLAS, from the coding sequence ATGCCGAACCCGCTGACGCCGCAGGTGCTCGCCGATCCCGTGATGTTGACCCGCGCGCTGGTCGACATCGAGTCCGTCTCGGGCAACGAGAAGGAGATCGCCGACGCGGTGCAGGAGGCGCTGGAGGCGTGCGCGCACCTGCGGGTCGAGCGGATCGGCCACAACGTGATCGCACGCACCGAGCTGGGCCGCGCGCAGCGGGTCGTCCTCGCCGGACACCTGGACACGGTGCCGATCGCGGACAACTTCCCGTCCACCATGGACGAGAAGATCATGTGGGGCTGCGGCACCTCGGACATGAAGAGCGGGACCGCGCTCGCCCTGCACATGGCGGCGACGGTGCCGGCGCCCCGCTACGACGTCACGTACTTCTTCTACGAGTGCGAGGAGGTCGAGGCGGCGCGCAACGGCCTGAAGATCATCGGGGACCTGCGGCCGGAGCTGCTGGAGGCCGACTTCGCCGTGCTGCTGGAGCCGACGTACGGCGCGGTCGAGGCGGGCTGCCAGGGCACCATGCGGGCGGTGGTGCGCACCAGCGGGACGCGGGCGCACGCGGCCCGCTCATGGCTCGGGTCGAACGCCATCCACAAGGCCGGCGAGGTGCTGCGCCGGCTGGACGCGTACCAGGCGCGCTCGGTCGAGATCGACGGCTGCGCCTACCGGGAGGGCCTGAACGCGGTGCGCGTCACCGGCGGCGTGGCGGGCAACGTGATCCCCGACGCCTGCGAGGTCGAGGTGAACTTCCGCTTCGCCCCGGACCGCACGCCGGAGCAGGCCGAGGTGCACCTGCGCGAGGTGTTCGGCGGCTACGACGTGGAGATCACCGACTCGGCGCCCGGCGCGCTGCCCGGCCTGGGCGCGCCCCCGGCGGCGGAGTTCCTCGCGCTGACCGGCGCCCCGCCGACGGGCAAGCTGGGCTGGACGGACGTGGCGCGCTTCGCGGCGCTGGGCGTCCCGGCGCTCAACTTCGGGCCGGGCGACCCGAACCTGGCGCACAAGCGCGACGAGCACGTGGAGCTGGACAAGATCGTGGCGGGCGCGGAGCTGCTGCGCCGCTGGCTGGCGAGCTGA
- a CDS encoding TIGR00730 family Rossman fold protein: protein MTQSNRRPERHRGPVTLRRDAVSTGTADQALLDSAGRPDWKVRDSWRTLRILSEFVEGFDTLSDLPPAVSVFGSARSAPDSPECELAQRLGAALARAGYAVITGGGPGVMEAANRGCTEAGGLSVGLGIELPFEQGINEWVDVGIDFRYFFVRKTMFVKYAQAFVVLPGGMGTMDELFEALTLVQTEKVTRFPVVMMGKDYWSGLIAWMRDTMLADGKINVADLDLLICTDDVDEAINHIVDADKVLTAEQHALLTGDPLD, encoded by the coding sequence ATGACGCAAAGCAATCGTCGGCCCGAGCGCCACCGGGGTCCGGTGACCCTGCGCCGCGACGCGGTCTCCACCGGCACGGCGGACCAGGCGCTGCTCGACTCCGCCGGACGTCCGGATTGGAAGGTCCGCGACTCGTGGCGCACGCTGCGCATCCTCAGCGAGTTCGTGGAGGGCTTCGACACGCTCAGTGACCTGCCCCCGGCGGTCAGCGTGTTCGGCTCCGCGCGCAGCGCCCCCGACTCGCCCGAGTGCGAGCTGGCCCAGCGGCTCGGCGCCGCCCTGGCCCGCGCCGGGTACGCCGTGATCACCGGCGGCGGGCCGGGGGTGATGGAGGCGGCCAACCGCGGCTGCACCGAGGCGGGCGGCCTGTCCGTTGGACTGGGCATCGAGCTGCCGTTCGAGCAGGGCATCAACGAGTGGGTGGACGTCGGCATCGACTTCCGCTACTTCTTCGTACGCAAGACCATGTTCGTGAAGTACGCCCAGGCGTTCGTGGTGCTGCCGGGCGGCATGGGCACCATGGACGAGCTGTTCGAGGCGCTCACCCTGGTGCAGACGGAGAAGGTCACCCGCTTCCCCGTGGTGATGATGGGCAAGGACTACTGGAGCGGCCTGATCGCCTGGATGCGCGACACCATGCTCGCCGACGGCAAGATCAACGTCGCGGACCTGGACCTGCTCATCTGCACCGACGACGTCGACGAGGCGATCAACCACATCGTCGACGCCGACAAGGTCCTCACCGCCGAGCAGCACGCCCTCCTCACCGGCGACCCCCTCGACTAA
- a CDS encoding DUF4407 domain-containing protein, which yields MHPTEPLPQPDPEPAGRHAASDPEPTPPPARPRRPLPRLQLGRRLRVLAGVDERLLDRVPQERAWYTSLGGVVLGTATIAAISMYFAVTQAMGAASWLAVFPVLVWFLFILNVDRWLVSSRLGEGWFRRVPVLLMRVLMAVFFGVIIAEPLVLRIFETAVVQHVADQRTEALAQLAGRLKACNPVPGSTEPAAPADCRATEVFNFDQSPVAILRELQTRRADAAELQKIVDADSAQLRAINDLARRECVGDSGEGLTGQRGVGPNCRRLRAEADAFNRTRQIPANNTKLAGLRTRISELETAAGTSHAAFEAERETKIEARVAEERSHQGPIGLLERLGALHDLADSSGVLAVGIWAVRIFFILVDCMPILVKFVGGSTTYDRLVSAQLAVAERDLNHEIEAEYAEREAELRKRRAEIDLEILEHKAELNHRLHRAADRLSDRV from the coding sequence GTGCACCCCACCGAACCACTGCCCCAGCCCGACCCCGAGCCGGCCGGCCGGCATGCGGCATCCGATCCCGAGCCGACCCCGCCGCCCGCCCGGCCGCGCCGCCCCCTGCCGCGCCTTCAGCTCGGCCGCCGCCTGCGGGTGCTCGCCGGGGTGGACGAGCGCCTGCTGGACCGGGTGCCCCAGGAGCGGGCCTGGTACACCTCGCTCGGCGGGGTGGTGCTCGGCACCGCCACCATCGCGGCGATCTCCATGTACTTCGCGGTCACCCAGGCCATGGGCGCGGCGAGCTGGCTCGCGGTCTTCCCGGTGCTGGTCTGGTTCCTGTTCATCCTCAACGTGGACCGCTGGCTGGTGTCCAGCCGGCTCGGCGAGGGCTGGTTCCGGCGGGTGCCGGTGCTGCTCATGCGGGTGCTGATGGCGGTCTTCTTCGGCGTGATCATCGCTGAGCCGCTGGTGCTGCGCATCTTCGAGACCGCCGTGGTCCAGCACGTGGCCGACCAGCGCACCGAGGCGCTGGCGCAGCTGGCCGGACGGCTCAAGGCCTGCAACCCCGTGCCCGGCTCCACCGAGCCCGCCGCGCCCGCCGACTGCCGGGCCACGGAGGTCTTCAACTTCGACCAGTCCCCGGTCGCGATCCTGCGCGAGCTGCAGACCCGGCGGGCCGACGCGGCCGAGCTGCAGAAGATCGTCGACGCGGACTCCGCCCAGCTGCGCGCCATCAACGACCTGGCCCGCCGCGAGTGCGTCGGCGACTCGGGCGAGGGCCTGACCGGGCAGCGCGGTGTCGGCCCGAACTGCCGCAGGCTGCGTGCCGAGGCCGACGCGTTCAACCGCACCCGCCAGATCCCCGCGAACAACACGAAGCTGGCGGGCCTGCGTACCCGGATCTCAGAGCTGGAGACGGCCGCGGGCACCAGCCATGCCGCCTTCGAGGCCGAGCGCGAGACGAAGATCGAGGCGCGGGTCGCCGAGGAGCGCAGCCACCAGGGCCCGATCGGTCTGCTGGAGCGGCTCGGCGCGCTGCACGACCTGGCCGACTCCAGCGGCGTGCTCGCCGTGGGCATCTGGGCCGTGCGCATCTTCTTCATCCTGGTCGACTGCATGCCGATCCTGGTCAAGTTCGTCGGCGGCTCCACCACGTACGACCGCCTGGTCAGCGCCCAGCTCGCCGTCGCCGAACGCGACCTCAACCACGAGATCGAGGCCGAGTACGCCGAGCGCGAGGCCGAGCTGCGCAAACGCCGCGCCGAGATCGACCTGGAGATCCTGGAGCACAAGGCGGAGCTCAACCACCGCCTGCACCGCGCCGCCGACCGCCTCTCCGACCGCGTCTAG
- a CDS encoding glycosyl hydrolase family 28-related protein has protein sequence MTRSITGAATRSRRWAPAVVASATVAAVGLTLVGSAGVANAGTSATGPVVTRAALDPALVAGRGADVAFLEQEAENAATDGTLIGPDRTAYTLPAEASGRKAVKLVPGQYVEFTLPAAANAITVRYSIPDAPNGGGITAPLNVTVNGKNKKVMTLTSEFSWLYNQYPFTNDPNAGLLHEDWWITECACVPAFTEPKPVISKPFRPMHFYDEQRLLLGKTYQAGDKVRLTVPGGSNAAWTVIDLLDSELVGAPHGRLFAANVLAFGADPTGRRESSDAFDKAIAFAKKWKLKVYVPPGVFQVNRHIIVDDVTIEGAGNWYTIIKGKEVALSEPAEDGSVHTGVGFYGKYAEDGGSRNVHLSGFTIEGDVRERIDTDQVNGIGGAMSDSTIDGLYIRHTKVGLWFDGPMDNIKVTNNIIVDQMADALNFRKGVTNSQVLNNFIRNTGDDGLAMWSDGVADANNVYDHNTVQSPSLANGIAIYGGTDNTVSHNLVADPVREGSGLHAGSRFGATPFAGQLKFTNNTAVRSGTYELNWNIGLGAIWIYALDKTIDADIQVTGDHYLDSTYNAIMMVSEWSVKDLYQIRGVKFKDLRIDGTGTSVLSARVEGGASFENVDARNVGAVGINNCGSFHFTPAGSEFVVTDLGGNDGGGTTGPWMASWELPNTITCDDRPPVVVPPAPSAW, from the coding sequence ATGACACGGAGCATCACAGGAGCTGCAACGAGGTCCCGCCGCTGGGCCCCGGCGGTGGTCGCCTCGGCGACCGTCGCGGCCGTCGGCCTGACCCTCGTCGGCAGCGCCGGCGTCGCCAACGCCGGAACCAGCGCCACCGGACCCGTGGTGACGCGCGCCGCCCTCGATCCCGCGCTGGTCGCGGGCCGGGGCGCCGACGTCGCCTTCCTTGAGCAGGAGGCCGAGAACGCGGCCACCGACGGCACGCTCATCGGGCCGGACCGCACCGCGTACACGCTGCCCGCCGAGGCCTCCGGCCGGAAGGCGGTCAAGCTCGTCCCCGGCCAGTACGTCGAGTTCACGCTGCCCGCCGCCGCGAACGCGATCACGGTGCGCTACAGCATCCCCGACGCGCCGAACGGCGGCGGCATCACCGCGCCGCTGAACGTCACCGTCAACGGCAAGAACAAGAAGGTCATGACGCTGACCTCCGAGTTCTCCTGGCTGTACAACCAGTACCCGTTCACCAACGACCCCAACGCCGGCCTGCTGCACGAGGACTGGTGGATCACCGAGTGCGCGTGCGTGCCGGCGTTCACCGAGCCGAAGCCGGTGATCAGCAAGCCGTTCCGCCCGATGCACTTCTACGACGAGCAGCGGCTGCTGCTCGGCAAGACGTACCAGGCGGGCGACAAGGTCCGGCTCACCGTGCCGGGCGGCAGCAACGCCGCCTGGACCGTGATCGACCTGCTCGACTCCGAGCTGGTCGGCGCGCCGCACGGGCGGCTGTTCGCGGCCAACGTGCTCGCGTTCGGCGCGGACCCGACGGGCCGCCGGGAGTCGTCGGACGCGTTCGACAAGGCGATCGCGTTCGCGAAGAAGTGGAAGCTCAAGGTCTACGTCCCGCCGGGCGTGTTCCAGGTCAACCGGCACATCATCGTCGACGACGTGACGATCGAGGGCGCCGGCAACTGGTACACGATCATCAAGGGCAAGGAGGTCGCGCTCAGCGAGCCGGCCGAGGACGGCTCGGTGCACACCGGCGTGGGCTTCTACGGGAAGTACGCCGAGGACGGCGGCAGCCGCAACGTGCACCTGTCCGGCTTCACCATCGAGGGCGACGTGCGCGAGCGCATCGACACCGACCAGGTGAACGGCATCGGCGGCGCGATGAGCGACTCCACCATCGACGGCCTCTACATCCGGCACACCAAGGTGGGCCTGTGGTTCGACGGCCCGATGGACAACATCAAGGTCACGAACAACATCATCGTGGACCAGATGGCCGACGCCCTGAACTTCCGCAAGGGCGTCACGAACTCGCAGGTGTTGAACAACTTCATCCGCAACACCGGTGACGACGGCCTGGCCATGTGGTCCGACGGCGTCGCGGACGCGAACAACGTCTACGACCACAACACGGTGCAGAGCCCGTCGCTGGCCAACGGCATCGCGATCTACGGCGGCACGGACAACACGGTGTCGCACAACCTGGTCGCCGACCCGGTCCGCGAGGGCTCGGGCCTGCACGCCGGCTCGCGCTTCGGGGCGACCCCGTTCGCGGGGCAGCTGAAGTTCACGAACAACACGGCGGTCCGGTCCGGCACGTACGAGCTGAACTGGAACATCGGCCTGGGCGCCATCTGGATCTACGCGCTGGACAAGACGATCGACGCGGACATCCAGGTGACCGGGGACCACTACCTCGACAGCACCTACAACGCGATCATGATGGTCAGCGAGTGGAGTGTGAAGGACCTGTACCAGATCCGCGGCGTCAAGTTCAAGGATCTGCGGATCGACGGCACCGGCACCTCGGTGCTCAGCGCCCGGGTCGAGGGCGGCGCGTCGTTCGAGAACGTCGACGCCCGCAACGTCGGCGCGGTCGGCATCAACAACTGCGGCTCGTTCCACTTCACCCCGGCCGGTTCCGAGTTCGTCGTGACCGACCTGGGCGGCAACGACGGCGGGGGCACCACGGGTCCGTGGATGGCGTCGTGGGAGCTGCCGAACACGATCACCTGCGACGACCGGCCGCCGGTCGTCGTGCCCCCGGCCCCGTCCGCGTGGTGA